One region of Oceanipulchritudo coccoides genomic DNA includes:
- a CDS encoding rhomboid family intramembrane serine protease — MSNQFYRESNQILPPVIMNLLIANGMLFFLQMFFGGQNGGMLEKYLALWPIGIDQWAQSKGFLAGANISFYPWQILTYGFLHGNFAHIFFNMLALWMFGREIELRWGSKRFLTYYLTCVVGAGIIQLTVASISLKSGGNPYPTIGASGGTYGILLAFGMLFPYRRIMLLFPPIPMEARYFVILFGGLELFLGVSGLRTGIAHFAHLGGMLFGALLILYWRGKLPVKPKHRIYW; from the coding sequence ATGTCGAATCAGTTTTATCGCGAATCCAACCAGATCCTCCCGCCGGTAATCATGAATCTCCTGATCGCCAACGGGATGTTATTCTTCCTGCAAATGTTCTTCGGCGGACAAAATGGCGGAATGCTTGAGAAATATCTGGCCCTATGGCCGATAGGCATTGACCAGTGGGCCCAGTCCAAGGGATTTCTTGCCGGGGCGAATATCAGTTTTTATCCTTGGCAGATTCTCACCTATGGTTTTCTCCACGGGAATTTTGCCCATATCTTTTTCAACATGCTCGCGCTCTGGATGTTCGGGCGCGAAATTGAACTGCGGTGGGGCTCCAAGCGTTTCCTCACCTATTACCTGACTTGTGTCGTCGGGGCGGGGATTATCCAGCTCACTGTCGCCTCAATCTCACTTAAAAGCGGCGGCAACCCCTACCCCACAATTGGGGCGTCTGGAGGAACCTATGGCATCCTTCTGGCCTTTGGGATGCTCTTCCCGTATCGCCGGATCATGCTTCTCTTCCCGCCAATTCCAATGGAAGCACGCTATTTTGTCATCCTTTTCGGCGGCTTGGAATTGTTTCTGGGTGTCTCAGGATTGCGCACCGGCATCGCGCATTTTGCCCACTTGGGCGGTATGCTCTTCGGGGCCCTCCTCATCCTGTACTGGCGGGGCAAGTTGCCCGTCAAGCCAAAGCACCGGATCTATTGGTAA
- a CDS encoding dUTPase: protein MDKLEEIFSMQATLNRRIGVELEGLDEAEKTRWVLNYTRAMEQELAELVDSVPWKWWAKYQEFDEQNAKVEVVDLFHFLVSLAQVLGMTAEDVYDAYTKKNKVNHERQESGYSTKDESDSRHI from the coding sequence ATGGATAAGTTGGAAGAGATATTCTCGATGCAGGCAACGCTCAACCGGCGAATTGGCGTGGAGCTTGAAGGACTTGATGAGGCTGAAAAGACGCGTTGGGTCTTGAATTACACGCGGGCCATGGAGCAGGAGCTGGCAGAGCTGGTGGATTCCGTTCCCTGGAAATGGTGGGCCAAGTACCAGGAATTTGATGAGCAGAATGCAAAAGTCGAAGTGGTGGATCTCTTTCACTTTCTTGTATCGCTGGCCCAGGTTCTTGGGATGACGGCAGAAGATGTCTATGATGCCTACACCAAGAAGAACAAAGTCAACCATGAACGCCAGGAGAGCGGTTACTCCACCAAGGACGAATCGGACTCACGGCATATTTGA
- the murA gene encoding UDP-N-acetylglucosamine 1-carboxyvinyltransferase — translation MDVFQIEGGHTLNGSVSVGGAKNAALPIFAATLLTGETCRIEAVPDLTDIRFMAKILRYLGARVDQTGPHSWEIEAKEVHHRAPYELVRQMRASVCLLGPLVGRLRRAEVSLPGGCVIGPRPIDLHLKGLSRLGCTIDVRNGYVEVDGSGLRGDYLYLGGRHGPTVTGTANMVMAAVLAPGVTRIESAACEPEVVDLCQMLVKMGAKIHGIGSHYLKIEGVKELKGCQHSVLPDRIEAGTLLIAGAMTHGEVTVENVVPGHMRALLDTLESCGVECEIFPDQRQITVKKNSGEYKPVEIITLPHPGFPTDLQAQMLALMSLTPGLSFITERIYPNRFMHVPELLRMGAHISMEGASAVVKGVDQLYGAPIMASDLRASAALVIAGLAAQGTTWIQRIYHLDRGYESLESKLNALGAKINRVDESLLPSELLEDA, via the coding sequence ATGGACGTTTTCCAAATTGAGGGAGGCCACACGCTGAACGGATCTGTCTCCGTGGGTGGGGCTAAAAATGCAGCCCTGCCGATTTTTGCGGCAACACTCCTGACCGGAGAGACATGCCGTATTGAGGCAGTCCCCGACCTGACGGACATCCGCTTCATGGCCAAGATTCTCCGATACCTTGGGGCAAGGGTTGACCAGACCGGACCGCATTCATGGGAGATTGAGGCTAAGGAAGTCCATCATCGGGCTCCCTACGAGCTGGTGCGTCAAATGCGTGCTTCTGTCTGCCTCCTCGGTCCGTTGGTCGGCCGGTTGCGGCGGGCCGAAGTATCCCTGCCAGGCGGTTGTGTCATTGGGCCCCGCCCGATTGATTTGCATTTGAAGGGCTTGAGCCGTCTGGGATGCACCATTGATGTCCGCAACGGTTACGTCGAGGTCGATGGATCCGGGCTGCGTGGGGATTATCTCTATTTGGGAGGCCGACACGGACCCACCGTCACCGGAACGGCCAATATGGTCATGGCAGCTGTGCTTGCCCCCGGAGTGACGAGGATCGAGAGCGCCGCCTGCGAGCCAGAGGTTGTCGATCTCTGCCAGATGCTCGTCAAGATGGGAGCCAAAATCCACGGCATTGGAAGCCACTACCTCAAGATTGAGGGAGTCAAGGAATTGAAGGGATGCCAGCACTCGGTCTTACCCGACCGGATTGAGGCTGGAACGCTTTTGATCGCCGGGGCCATGACACATGGGGAGGTCACCGTTGAAAACGTTGTCCCGGGCCACATGCGCGCACTCCTCGACACACTGGAATCCTGTGGCGTGGAATGTGAAATTTTTCCCGACCAGCGCCAGATTACGGTCAAGAAAAATTCAGGTGAATACAAGCCGGTCGAGATCATTACCCTGCCCCACCCCGGTTTCCCGACTGACTTGCAGGCACAGATGCTCGCCTTGATGAGCCTCACACCCGGTCTCAGCTTCATCACCGAACGCATTTATCCAAACCGTTTCATGCACGTGCCGGAGTTGCTGCGCATGGGAGCGCACATTTCCATGGAAGGTGCTTCTGCCGTCGTCAAAGGCGTCGATCAGCTTTACGGGGCCCCGATTATGGCCTCCGACCTGCGCGCCAGTGCCGCTCTTGTCATTGCCGGGCTTGCCGCACAAGGCACGACCTGGATCCAGCGAATCTACCACCTTGACCGGGGTTACGAATCCCTCGAAAGCAAGCTGAATGCACTCGGGGCAAAGATTAACCGGGTTGATGAATCCTTATTGCCCAGCGAATTACTTGAAGATGCCTGA
- the ruvB gene encoding Holliday junction branch migration DNA helicase RuvB, translating to MPDAPETPKGNEFLEKALNREENRDAALRPISFDDFTGQPKTIERLMIMTGASRKRGDVMSHVLLSGPPGLGKTTLAHIIGHVMEKQVVITSGPVIEKPGDLAGMLTNLEEGHILFIDEMHRIPKTVEEYLYSAMEDYRIDIMIDQGPNARSVSLNLPRFTLVGATTRMGLLTAPLRSRFTLQSRLDYYNRGDLVKIVKRSCKLLGVPVKDDGATEIAGRARGTPRIANNLIHFVRDFAEERGDGVITADIAAKALSLLEIDERGLDEMDKRILDVMARHYKGGPVGLGTIAVAVGEERHTLEEVHEPYLIQEGYLQRTPQGRILTAAGWAISGISKAGADQLDLID from the coding sequence ATGCCTGACGCGCCAGAAACTCCGAAAGGCAATGAATTTCTCGAGAAAGCCTTGAATCGCGAAGAGAACCGGGATGCCGCCCTCAGGCCCATCTCCTTCGATGATTTTACCGGACAGCCAAAGACGATTGAGCGCTTGATGATTATGACCGGTGCTTCCCGGAAGCGGGGCGATGTGATGAGCCACGTGCTCCTGAGCGGTCCTCCAGGTCTGGGAAAGACCACCCTCGCCCACATCATCGGGCATGTCATGGAAAAACAGGTTGTCATCACTTCGGGACCCGTGATCGAAAAGCCCGGGGACCTTGCCGGGATGCTCACCAATCTCGAAGAGGGACATATTCTCTTTATTGATGAGATGCACCGCATTCCCAAGACCGTGGAGGAATACCTCTACAGCGCGATGGAGGATTACCGCATCGATATCATGATCGACCAGGGCCCGAATGCCCGGTCAGTCAGTCTGAACCTGCCGCGCTTTACCCTCGTTGGGGCAACCACCCGGATGGGCTTGCTCACCGCCCCTCTACGAAGTCGCTTCACCCTGCAGTCGAGACTCGATTACTACAACCGGGGCGATTTGGTCAAAATCGTCAAGCGGAGTTGCAAACTCCTCGGAGTTCCTGTCAAGGATGATGGGGCAACCGAGATTGCCGGCCGCGCCCGTGGCACACCGCGGATCGCAAATAACTTGATTCACTTTGTCAGGGACTTTGCCGAGGAACGCGGAGACGGCGTGATCACGGCCGATATCGCGGCCAAGGCTCTTTCGTTGCTGGAAATAGACGAACGAGGCCTTGATGAAATGGATAAACGCATTCTGGATGTAATGGCTCGTCACTACAAAGGCGGACCAGTCGGGCTCGGGACAATTGCCGTGGCGGTCGGCGAGGAGCGACACACGCTTGAGGAAGTCCATGAACCCTACCTGATCCAGGAAGGCTACCTCCAGCGCACCCCACAGGGCCGTATCCTGACTGCTGCCGGCTGGGCAATTTCCGGTATCAGCAAAGCCGGGGCGGACCAACTGGACCTGATCGACTAA
- a CDS encoding ABC transporter ATP-binding protein, giving the protein MTSVDASIKPLLTVESLCVHLGSPRIEAVRGIDFSIQPGEIVGLAGESGSGKSVTALALTRLLPEKAAPAYRGKVSFAGSPDNLLSLGERALRQVRGSGIGYIFQEPSASFNPVFNIRSHMEEVLRLQKVPSRQSSQRIEQAFGEVGIPADSTHLEAWPGDFSGGMLQRTAIACALLAEPGILIADEPTTALDASTQKRIVDLLKRLNRERNMAILFISHDLGLLKDIASRILVMKEGRIVEGGPVGKVLTSPKDPYTRQLLDSLPKLRR; this is encoded by the coding sequence ATGACTTCCGTCGATGCCAGCATCAAGCCCCTGCTCACGGTTGAGAGTCTTTGCGTGCATCTTGGGAGTCCCCGCATCGAGGCCGTTCGTGGTATCGATTTTTCAATACAACCCGGTGAGATAGTCGGCCTTGCCGGGGAGAGTGGAAGCGGGAAATCCGTCACCGCGCTTGCCCTCACGAGATTGCTTCCCGAGAAGGCCGCACCAGCTTACCGGGGCAAAGTGAGTTTTGCAGGCAGCCCGGATAACCTCCTCTCCCTTGGGGAAAGAGCCCTCAGACAGGTCCGGGGATCCGGAATTGGCTATATCTTTCAGGAACCATCAGCGAGCTTCAATCCGGTTTTCAATATCCGTTCACACATGGAGGAAGTTCTCCGACTGCAGAAAGTTCCCTCCCGCCAGTCCAGCCAACGTATTGAACAAGCGTTTGGAGAAGTCGGTATCCCGGCGGATTCCACGCATCTGGAGGCATGGCCGGGTGATTTCAGTGGTGGAATGCTTCAACGCACGGCCATCGCCTGCGCCCTTCTGGCTGAGCCCGGAATTCTCATTGCCGATGAACCCACGACCGCGCTGGACGCTTCGACCCAGAAACGGATTGTCGATTTATTGAAACGGCTCAACCGGGAAAGAAATATGGCCATTCTCTTTATTTCGCACGACCTTGGTTTACTGAAGGACATTGCCTCCAGAATCCTCGTCATGAAAGAAGGGCGTATTGTCGAGGGCGGCCCGGTGGGCAAAGTTCTGACAAGCCCCAAGGATCCGTATACGCGCCAATTGCTGGATTCCCTGCCAAAGTTGCGCCGCTGA
- a CDS encoding methyltransferase domain-containing protein, with the protein MCAAEKVESSWVKSYYEDPEVVDHYRRATANIGLWQSEEVLFRRVFDQKDRILELGTGTGRIAIGLAELGFEHLLGIEISKGMVKEARRISTVLELSVAFQQGDATHLKFEDELFDGAIFGFNGLMQIPGREARQKALAEIFRVIRPGGAFVFTTHDRHNPRFKKFWRQEQDRWNKGKQKPELLEFGDRWEETELGKLYIHVPTPEEVRKALQEAGWKCEWDSLRSSIAKEPIGTREFSDECRFWVARKPL; encoded by the coding sequence ATGTGCGCCGCTGAAAAAGTTGAATCCAGTTGGGTGAAATCCTACTATGAGGATCCGGAAGTCGTGGATCACTACCGACGGGCGACAGCCAACATCGGCCTCTGGCAGTCAGAGGAAGTCCTCTTTCGCCGTGTTTTTGATCAAAAGGATCGCATCCTTGAACTGGGTACCGGAACGGGCCGGATTGCCATCGGGCTGGCCGAACTGGGCTTTGAGCATCTGCTCGGAATCGAGATCTCCAAAGGAATGGTCAAGGAGGCACGAAGAATTTCAACTGTCCTTGAGTTGTCGGTGGCTTTTCAACAGGGAGACGCCACTCATCTGAAGTTCGAGGACGAGCTCTTTGACGGCGCCATCTTCGGGTTTAATGGCCTCATGCAAATTCCCGGGAGGGAAGCCCGCCAGAAGGCGCTTGCGGAAATTTTCCGCGTCATCAGGCCCGGCGGGGCATTTGTCTTTACCACGCACGATCGCCACAACCCACGATTTAAGAAATTCTGGCGTCAGGAACAGGACCGCTGGAACAAGGGCAAGCAAAAGCCGGAGCTGTTGGAATTCGGGGACCGTTGGGAAGAGACTGAACTGGGCAAACTTTATATCCATGTGCCCACTCCGGAAGAAGTCCGTAAAGCCCTTCAGGAGGCTGGCTGGAAATGCGAATGGGACAGCCTCCGGTCATCAATTGCCAAAGAGCCGATTGGTACACGGGAATTCTCCGACGAGTGCCGGTTCTGGGTTGCCCGCAAGCCGCTCTGA
- a CDS encoding phytoene desaturase family protein encodes MDSIQGETSYDTIIIGCGMAGLAAGIRLAMFDKRVLILEKHNAPGGLNSFYFQAGRKFDVGLHAVTNFVPPGVKGTPLAKIFRQLRIPREAFQLNPQMGSRVAFPGVDLRFQNGFELIESDVADAFPGQIDGFRRLRAAVLEFDALDLDRPVVSARKVVSQYLSDPVLEDMIFCPLMYYGSARERDMDFDQFVTLWRAVFEEGFGRPLEGVRVIIRALLDKYRSLGGERRMRCGVRRILTDGPEARGVELETGEQLFARQVISTAGKAETVVLCGESEEAPAVRQLVGRLSFAETISVLAQPPAALGANETIIFFNDSPKFHYEQSQEPIDLRSGVICMPNNYLYPDGEALPEGLLRVTSLANHRIWKDYDEDTYQQEKAAWYPRIVDSALRFLPGLESSVIEAETVCTDMFTPRTVEKFTSHFGGAVYGATEKSRNGQTEYENLFLAGTDQGFLGIVGAMLSGISIANRYGLTT; translated from the coding sequence ATGGATTCTATCCAGGGCGAGACAAGCTACGACACCATCATCATTGGCTGTGGCATGGCTGGTCTGGCTGCCGGTATACGGCTGGCCATGTTCGACAAGCGTGTCCTTATCCTTGAGAAGCACAATGCCCCGGGCGGGCTGAACAGCTTCTACTTTCAGGCTGGACGCAAGTTCGACGTTGGTCTTCATGCGGTCACGAACTTTGTCCCACCCGGCGTAAAGGGAACCCCGCTGGCAAAGATTTTCCGCCAGCTTCGCATTCCACGGGAGGCCTTTCAGCTAAATCCACAGATGGGAAGCCGCGTGGCTTTCCCCGGAGTGGATCTTCGCTTCCAGAACGGCTTTGAGTTGATTGAGAGTGATGTGGCGGATGCATTTCCCGGGCAAATTGACGGATTCCGCCGTTTGCGGGCAGCTGTCCTGGAGTTTGATGCCCTCGATCTTGATCGCCCGGTGGTATCGGCCCGAAAGGTCGTTTCGCAGTACCTGAGTGATCCGGTTTTGGAGGATATGATCTTCTGCCCCCTCATGTATTATGGAAGTGCCCGCGAGCGGGACATGGATTTTGATCAATTTGTCACCCTTTGGCGGGCCGTTTTCGAGGAGGGCTTCGGGCGCCCCCTTGAAGGCGTCCGTGTCATTATCCGGGCCCTTCTCGACAAATACCGCTCGCTTGGCGGGGAGCGGCGCATGCGTTGCGGGGTGCGCAGGATTCTCACGGATGGTCCAGAGGCGAGGGGCGTGGAGCTCGAGACGGGAGAGCAGCTCTTCGCAAGGCAGGTGATTTCCACTGCCGGGAAAGCTGAGACAGTGGTACTTTGTGGCGAGTCAGAGGAAGCGCCTGCTGTTCGCCAATTGGTGGGTCGTCTAAGCTTTGCGGAAACGATCAGCGTTCTTGCGCAACCGCCGGCAGCCCTCGGGGCAAACGAGACCATCATATTCTTCAATGACAGCCCGAAGTTTCATTATGAGCAGTCACAGGAGCCGATTGACCTGAGGAGCGGTGTCATTTGCATGCCCAATAATTACCTGTATCCGGACGGGGAAGCCCTTCCCGAAGGGTTGTTACGTGTGACCAGCCTGGCCAATCACCGCATTTGGAAGGACTACGACGAGGACACTTACCAACAGGAGAAGGCCGCTTGGTATCCGCGGATTGTCGACAGTGCCCTGCGCTTTCTTCCGGGCCTTGAATCCTCAGTCATCGAGGCAGAGACTGTTTGCACGGACATGTTCACTCCGCGCACAGTAGAAAAGTTCACGTCCCATTTTGGGGGAGCCGTTTACGGTGCGACCGAAAAGTCCCGCAATGGCCAGACTGAGTATGAGAACCTTTTTCTGGCGGGCACCGATCAGGGCTTTCTCGGAATTGTCGGGGCGATGCTCAGCGGAATTAGCATTGCCAACCGCTACGGACTGACTACCTGA
- a CDS encoding acyl carrier protein, with translation MTKEECKQVVLDIIAEIAPDEDLSSVKPDVRLRDQLDLDSMDFLDIVMELRKQHGIEVPEEDYPQLASLDSCAEYLTPKFQAVQA, from the coding sequence ATGACTAAGGAAGAGTGCAAGCAGGTGGTTTTGGACATTATTGCCGAAATCGCCCCTGATGAGGATTTGAGCAGCGTCAAACCCGATGTACGGCTGCGTGACCAGCTGGACCTGGATTCGATGGATTTTCTCGATATCGTGATGGAGCTGCGCAAGCAGCATGGAATCGAAGTGCCGGAGGAGGATTATCCTCAGCTGGCCAGTCTGGACAGTTGTGCAGAGTACCTGACGCCGAAGTTCCAGGCGGTTCAGGCCTGA
- a CDS encoding beta-ketoacyl-[acyl-carrier-protein] synthase family protein codes for MTSTESSRIVITGVGLTAPNGNTLAEFRENLLQGVARISNIEMRYMGQVHAGVCDFDAKKYQARRELRNSTRAGSIAIFCSREAVADSGVEWESVDTSRVGVYIGTTEHGNVETENEIYNISQYDYDVRFWSHHHNPRTVANNPAGEVTLNLGITGPHYTIGAACAAGNAGIIQACQMLRLGEVDFALAGGVSESIRTFGIFAGFKSQGALAVHEDPNKASRPFDRARNGIVVSEGGAIYTLERLEDAQKRGARIYGEIVGYKINSDATDAVLPNSERQKECIEAALAKAGMKPADIHIVNTHATSTPQGDAQECKAIREVFPAETCPETRVNNTKSFIGHAMGAAGALELAGNLPSFEDGMVHPTINVDDLDPECALPNLVKNTPEKRPEITTILNNSFGMLGINSCLIVKKFAE; via the coding sequence ATGACCTCCACAGAATCCAGTCGAATTGTCATCACGGGTGTCGGATTGACCGCACCGAACGGTAACACCCTTGCCGAATTTCGCGAAAATCTCCTGCAGGGAGTTGCCCGCATCTCCAATATTGAGATGCGCTACATGGGACAGGTCCATGCCGGTGTCTGCGATTTTGATGCCAAGAAGTACCAAGCCCGGCGCGAGCTCAGAAACAGCACACGAGCCGGGAGCATAGCCATTTTCTGCAGCCGGGAGGCCGTGGCCGATTCCGGGGTTGAATGGGAATCGGTCGACACAAGTCGCGTGGGAGTCTATATCGGGACGACTGAGCACGGCAATGTTGAGACAGAAAATGAAATCTATAATATTTCCCAATACGACTACGATGTCCGGTTTTGGTCCCATCATCACAATCCCCGTACGGTGGCCAACAATCCGGCTGGTGAGGTGACCCTGAACCTTGGCATCACGGGACCCCACTACACGATCGGGGCCGCTTGTGCCGCTGGCAATGCCGGCATTATTCAAGCTTGCCAGATGCTTCGCCTGGGCGAGGTGGACTTCGCCCTCGCAGGGGGAGTGAGTGAATCCATCCGGACATTTGGTATTTTTGCCGGGTTTAAAAGTCAGGGAGCATTAGCCGTGCATGAGGATCCAAACAAGGCCAGCCGTCCATTTGACCGGGCCCGCAACGGGATTGTGGTCAGTGAGGGGGGCGCTATTTACACTTTGGAGCGTTTGGAGGATGCCCAAAAACGCGGTGCCAGGATTTATGGGGAGATTGTCGGGTACAAGATCAATTCCGACGCGACTGACGCGGTCTTGCCAAACAGTGAGCGGCAAAAGGAGTGCATTGAGGCGGCCCTTGCCAAAGCTGGCATGAAACCGGCGGATATCCATATTGTGAACACCCACGCCACTTCGACGCCCCAGGGTGATGCCCAGGAATGCAAGGCCATCCGGGAGGTTTTTCCAGCCGAGACATGCCCCGAAACGCGCGTCAACAACACAAAAAGTTTCATTGGCCACGCCATGGGAGCAGCTGGAGCCCTCGAATTAGCCGGAAATTTGCCATCATTTGAGGATGGAATGGTCCATCCAACCATTAATGTGGATGATCTTGACCCGGAGTGCGCCCTCCCGAATCTTGTGAAAAACACGCCGGAAAAGCGCCCGGAAATAACGACAATTTTGAACAATAGCTTCGGAATGCTTGGAATTAATTCCTGTCTGATCGTTAAAAAGTTTGCAGAATAG
- the galE gene encoding UDP-glucose 4-epimerase GalE, giving the protein MKVLVIGGAGYIGSHCVRQLVLAGHEPVVMDNLVFGHRDAVSPEIPFHEVDLGDREAVAKILRQESIELVMHFAAFAYVGESVEDPLKYYENNVGKTISLLQAMRDAGVDRFVFSSTCASYGIPESMPMTESLPQNPINPYGQTKLDVERILKACAKAYGLSSASFRYFNAAGAADDGTIGEDHDPETHLIPLAIWAAQGKRDKLTVFGDDYDTPDGTCLRDYIHIDDLSRAHIAVFDKLKKPGQSLFYNLGTGKPVSVMEIIKAVEEVTGLNVPYEMGERRAGDPPALYADSSKAQAELGWTPQFMDIKETIATAWKWHKSHPGGFDN; this is encoded by the coding sequence ATGAAGGTGTTAGTCATTGGAGGAGCCGGTTATATCGGAAGTCACTGTGTGCGGCAACTTGTCCTCGCCGGGCATGAGCCAGTCGTTATGGATAATCTCGTTTTCGGGCACAGGGATGCTGTCAGCCCTGAAATCCCTTTTCATGAAGTGGATCTGGGGGACCGGGAAGCCGTGGCCAAAATCCTCCGTCAGGAGTCGATTGAACTGGTCATGCATTTTGCCGCCTTCGCCTATGTTGGGGAATCGGTCGAGGATCCTCTCAAGTATTACGAGAACAATGTGGGCAAGACGATCAGCCTTCTCCAAGCCATGCGCGATGCCGGAGTCGACCGCTTTGTTTTTTCCTCCACCTGCGCCAGCTACGGCATTCCGGAATCCATGCCGATGACTGAATCCTTGCCGCAAAACCCGATCAATCCCTACGGCCAGACCAAGCTGGACGTTGAAAGAATCCTCAAGGCATGTGCTAAAGCCTACGGGCTCAGCTCCGCCTCATTCCGCTACTTTAATGCAGCCGGTGCAGCTGACGACGGGACGATCGGGGAAGATCACGACCCGGAGACCCATCTGATCCCTCTCGCGATCTGGGCCGCCCAAGGGAAACGGGACAAATTAACGGTTTTCGGTGATGACTATGATACACCGGATGGAACCTGCCTGCGCGACTACATCCATATCGACGATCTCTCCCGCGCCCATATTGCCGTTTTCGACAAACTGAAAAAGCCCGGGCAATCTCTCTTCTATAATCTGGGAACCGGCAAACCGGTCAGTGTCATGGAAATCATCAAAGCTGTCGAGGAGGTGACTGGTCTCAATGTTCCATACGAAATGGGGGAAAGACGGGCAGGTGATCCCCCTGCTCTCTACGCTGACAGTTCCAAGGCGCAGGCCGAACTTGGGTGGACGCCGCAGTTCATGGATATCAAGGAGACCATCGCCACCGCCTGGAAATGGCACAAATCCCATCCGGGGGGATTTGATAACTGA
- a CDS encoding response regulator: MNILIAEDDFISRKLLINILEELGHVVSVAADGKEAWDAYQAQPTRLVITDWLMPQMDGLELVRKIRENDKSDYTYIILLTANIGQRENYYKAMQAGVDDFLAKPLDRLELEIRLQVAQRILKASSHIESLENVLTICAYTKKIKFPDEGWQTIEEFMRSHLGLTISHGIEPEYYDTVIKPQLDDLKAKHQAGEE; encoded by the coding sequence ATGAATATCCTTATCGCTGAAGACGACTTTATTTCGCGTAAGCTCCTGATCAATATCCTGGAGGAGCTTGGGCATGTCGTATCGGTTGCAGCAGACGGAAAAGAAGCATGGGATGCCTATCAAGCGCAACCTACCCGGCTTGTCATTACAGATTGGCTGATGCCCCAGATGGATGGCTTGGAGTTGGTCCGCAAGATCCGGGAGAACGACAAATCCGACTACACTTACATCATTTTATTGACGGCGAATATCGGGCAGCGGGAAAACTACTACAAGGCGATGCAGGCTGGTGTGGATGATTTTCTGGCCAAGCCGCTGGACCGGCTTGAACTCGAGATCCGGCTACAGGTTGCACAGCGAATCCTCAAAGCGAGTTCGCATATTGAGTCGCTTGAAAATGTCCTGACCATTTGTGCCTACACGAAGAAGATCAAATTTCCCGACGAAGGCTGGCAGACGATCGAGGAATTCATGCGCAGCCACCTTGGCCTGACCATTTCGCACGGGATAGAACCGGAATATTACGATACGGTAATCAAGCCCCAGTTGGATGACCTGAAGGCGAAGCATCAGGCAGGCGAGGAGTAG
- the dtd gene encoding D-aminoacyl-tRNA deacylase, whose translation MRAVLQRVKKSVVKVEGKSVGSIGKGLLVFLGIERIDTNSDLEWLVDKLPRVRCFEDDAGRMNRNLEETGGEVMVISQFTLFGSLRKGTRPSFNRAADPEQAIPLYEEFVERLSTTLGKPVATGIFGAEMEISAVNDGPVTLVIDTKNRDF comes from the coding sequence ATGAGAGCGGTTCTTCAGCGCGTAAAAAAGTCTGTTGTCAAAGTAGAAGGCAAAAGCGTCGGAAGTATCGGCAAGGGACTTCTGGTCTTTCTGGGAATTGAAAGAATCGATACAAATTCCGATCTGGAGTGGCTGGTAGACAAGCTTCCACGAGTCCGCTGCTTCGAGGATGATGCGGGGCGCATGAACAGGAACCTGGAGGAGACCGGCGGAGAAGTCATGGTGATCAGCCAGTTCACCCTCTTCGGAAGCCTGAGGAAAGGGACACGGCCCTCTTTCAACCGTGCGGCCGACCCGGAACAGGCTATTCCGCTCTATGAGGAGTTTGTCGAAAGGCTCTCAACGACCTTGGGCAAACCGGTCGCCACCGGCATTTTCGGGGCAGAAATGGAGATCAGCGCTGTCAATGATGGGCCGGTCACCCTCGTCATCGACACAAAAAACCGTGATTTCTAG